The following DNA comes from Chitinophaga nivalis.
CACCGGAGAATATACAGGCGATAGAAAAAATCCTGTCGGTGCGTTATCCGCCGCGGGTACAGATAGCCCTGCTGTTGCCGGCAAGTGCCCGGCCCGGGCGGGAAGAGCTGTTTTCCTTTGCGGTAGCCGTCAGCGGAAATCCGCATGAAGCAGCCAGCGAACTGGCCCGCATTCCGGGTATTTATTATGCAGAAGCGGATGTGCCTTTATACCTGAATGCCGACACTTCTTTTATCAGGACGTCTGCCCCGGGTACTGCTACGGAGTCAGGTTTTCTTTTTGACGACGGATACGGGAAGCCTAATGAAGACGCATTCCTCGAAACCTATACGCAGAAAAATAAAAGTCCGTATGTAACCGCAGGTCAGCCCGAACAATTCCGCAAATGGAACTGGTATGCCACCGGCTTCGATAAAATATTAACGGATACTACGCTGGTATCTCCCAAAGACAAAGGGATACAGGTAGTGCAGTTTGACACAGGATATACCAACCATTCTAAAGTACTGAATGGATTTGATACCGATCAGGATTACAATTTTCTCAATCAATCTACCGATGCGCTGGATCCGCGTACCGTTGCTATTGGCAAACAACCGGGTCATGGCACACGTACCGGCAGCCTGCTGATTGGCAATGTATATTCTCCTGCTGCCGGTAATGGCAACTGCGGATTGCTGACCCCATCCGGTAGCCGGCTGGTACCATTTCGTATAGCCGAAACAGTGGTTATCATCAACCGGCAGCAACAACTGGCTGCCGCATTGGATACTGCTATTGCACAGGGGTTTGATGTGATTACCATGAGTATGGGACTACCACCCACCATCACAACAGCCCAACTGGCCAGAAGAGCCTATGAAAGCGGTATTATCTGGTGTTGTGCTGCGGGCAACAGTGTACAGGCGGTAGTAGCACCGGCTGTATATCCGGGTACCATTGCCGTTGCGGCCTCCAATCCTTTGGATAGAGACTGGTCCGGTTCTTCCCGTGGTACCATGGTAGACATCACCGCTCCCGGACAGGATGTTTATGTACCTATCTGGCAGGAAGGTGCTTTGCATCCCGAAGGTTTCGCGTATGGCGACGGGACCAGCTATGCCACTCCACATATTGCTGCTGCGGCAGCCTATTGGCTGGCAAAATACCAGGACGTCCTGAAAGCGCCGGCCTATGCGGGTTGGAGAAGGGTAGAAGCTTTTCGTACGGCCTTGCAGACTGCTGCCAGACGTGACAATCAGCTGCCTCGTAAAGGTTTTGGCAGCGGCATGCTGGATGTTGCCGCCTTGCTGGATACGCCACCTCTTGCCGCCGATGCATTAAAAAACAGTTACGACGGCTGGTCGGACAGCCCTTTCCTGGATGCCGTACAAGGTTATGGGGAGCTGATAAAAACCTATTGGAACAAACTGCACAGCTGCATTTTCGGCGTACATCGCGGTGGTCAGGAGTCGCTGCCGCTGGCGGCACAGGAGTTGTCGGCCGCTTCGCAGGTGCTGGAGCAAGCCATTTTCCATACCACGGGTAGTCCCTATGAATCTGTACCTGCAACCGATTTGCCAGCTATCCTGGAAAGATTTAATACCCTTCAATCTATTGTTGAGCGCGCAGCTAAATAACTGAATCCCTATGGCTAACAAGATCTTTGATTTCCATTTTCATCTGTTGTTCAAACACTACATCACCCTGAACAAAGATGTGACCACCGAATTCCGTACCGGCGGGGTGGCTAAATTACTGAATGATATTTTAGGCGGCCCGTTCGACAGCCAGTCTTCGCCGGCACAGGTGAAAGACAGCCAGCTGTTTCTGGGTGTTACGTCCATTATCAGCCTCGAACACGCCTTTGCAAGAAGGGTGTTGCACTTACTGGGTATTGATTTCTCCGGTATCCTGCCGCTGGATACCGCGCTGTTTGAACGTACCCGTGATGGACTGACAGACTATTTTACGGAGTTTAAAACACAGCTGCAGTTTTACCTGGATCAGCAGCCGGTATTAACGGCAGCTCCCTTTCATATCCATTATACGGGCCGGCAGGATCCTGCCTGGAAAGATAAGACCAGTGCGGAGATAGCGCAGCTGCTGCTGAACGAAAATACCAAAAGATACCTCGTGTTTTCCATTGAAGGCGGCCATAATTTATCGGATGTACCCGTGCGTGGTACGGCTATGTCGCGTACGCCGGAGTTGAACCTGTTGCAATTGCAGGAACGTACAGATGTGGATTTCCTCTGTATGAATCTGTGTCACCTGAGTTATATTCCCGAACAGCCGCTGGGCGGTTTTGCACAGGGGTTGAACAAGCAGGCACAGATAGCTTTCAGCAGTGAGGACTTTATGCCGAAAGCGGGATTGGGGTTGACAGAACTGGGCAAGAAAGTAATCCGCCAGGCACTGACACATCCCACACGGCCGGTGCTGATAGATGTAAAGCACATGAGTGTGTATACCCGTTTGCATTATTATCGTTTCCGCGAACAGCTGATCAATGAAGATCCGGCTGTAGAGAGATTGCCGATCATTTCTTCCCATACCGGTTTTACTTTCAGCAGTATACAAAACTATCTGCAGCAGAAAAAATTCCGTTCAGCTGTAGGTACAGAAAACGGGACCACAGTATGTGTGGTGGAACCGGAGAACAAAAAGATCGGACGTACGGACGATTTAATCAACAGTGGGTTGTTCAGCAATCCGTGGAGCATTAACCTGTTTGAAGAAGAAATCACGACTATTCTGGAAAGCAAAGGTATGATTGGTATCAGTCTGGATCAGCGTATCCTGGGGGCAGAAAAAATAATCGACAGCAACCGCGGACAATATTTCGACGGAGAATATGTAGCGCGGGAAGAGTGGGAGAAACTATTCCGCGACGGGCAGTTGCCGGGACCGGAAGGTCTGGGGCAGAAAGATATTGCCCCATCCCGGGCAGAGCGGCATATCATGTTGCTCTGCATGCATATCGTATATGCGGTACGCGTGGGGTATGCCAGTCTGACCTGGCTGCCTGATACCTCACCCTGGCAGCATATCTGTATTGGTTCCGACTTCGATGGACTGATCAATCCCATCAACCGGCTGGATAATATCAATCGCGTTGAAGGCCTGCGGGATGGGTTGCTCCGGTATCTGCCGGTGGCCGACAAGTACCTCACTGAACAGCCGCAGCAGCGTGCGTTGCGTTATCATGCAGATGGTACACTGGATAATGCTTATCTGGAACAGGTGACAGATCAGTTTTTATATGGGAATGGCGTTTCTTTCACAGCACGTTTTCTGAGTAACTGGCGGTAAGGAGGTTTCACCGGTGTTGTCACGCGCAATAATTAATGTAACTTTTTTATTGCATAAATAATTTTTTTGTTTAAAAGCGTTTGTGATATTTTTATATCGCATAGGAATGTTTGTATACTAATAGCAACCTCAAATTAAGATCCCTGGACTGTAATTTTCGTTTTCTGTATTGTCGAGTAGTTCCCCAAATGACGTAAAAAAATCTGCAGAGCTATTTATTGTCTATTTATTAATTAATCCCCAAAAGAAGCACCATGACTAATCATTCGTCTTGTTGCGGCGGTCTGTGCGTTATGCCACCATCGCCGGAATTGGAGGAAAAGATTGTTCGCACCAAACAGGCTATTTTGCGTGAAGCAAATCTGACTGGTATCGATGATATCGATATTATGGACCTGCGGACATTCACCCTGATTTCCTCCCGCCCCCGGAAAACGAGAGCCCACGAATTTGTAGGCGATGCTGCGGAAGCGGCGCCTATTGTAGGCAACCGGAAGGCTATTGTATTGCTGGTTGATTTTTCAGACAAAGCAGCAGCAACGGGCCAGGCACACTACAACGACCTGCTGTTTTCAGTAGGTAGCTACGCTACCGGAAGTATGCGCGATTTTTACAAGGAAGCCTCTTATGGCCAGCTGGATGTTACCGGTCAGGTAGCAGGTTCTGGTGGCCCTACCGCAGGTTGGTTCCGCGCTCCCAAGCCAAAATCCTATTACACAGATGGCAACTTTGGTTTCAATGCCTATCCTAAAAATGCGCAGAAACTCGCAGAGGATGTCATTGACCTGGCCAATCCGTTTGTGAATTTTTCTTCCTATGACAATGACGGTGATGGCTTTGTGGAGGCCGTGATTATCATCTGCGCCGGTTCCGGCGGAGAACAAACAGGTAATGTAAACGACATCTGGTCACACAAATGGAACATTACCACCAAAACCGTAGACGGTGTAAAAATAGACCGGTATTTTATGGCGCCGGAAGACGGCCGGGTAGGCGTGATGGCCCATGAACTGGGACATCTGCTGCTGGGATTACCAGACCTGTATGATACCGATTATTCTTCCCGTGGTACCGGTAACTGGGACCTGATGGCAGGTGGTAGCTGGAACGGCGGTGGTAACAAACCCGCGCATCCTACTGCCTGGTGTAAAGTAAAAGCCGGATGGGTAAATCCTACCGTGATCTTTAATTCAGAACAAACCATTACGGTTCGCCCGTATAAGGACTTTAAAGACATCTTCAAACTACCGGTGGGTGCTGTTGACAGCAAAGAGTATTTCCTGCTCTCCAATCGCCGGAAAAACGGCTTTGATGTCAATCTGCCGGGAGATGGGCTTATCATTGAGCACATCGATGAAAACAAAACCGGTAACACAGATGAAAATCACTACCTGGTAGATGTGGAACAGGCAGACGGGCTGCGGCAACTGAATACCAATGCCAACAGCGGTGATGCCAATGATCCGTTCCCAACAGCCAGCAATAACCAGTTTACGGTATCCAGTACGCCTAACAGTAAAGCTTATAGCGGCAGCGACTCCAAAGTGTCTGTAACGGCCATTACCCGTTCGGGCGATAATATCACCGCCAAAGTGAATGTGGGCGGAGCAGCGGCCCTGGGCTGGATTACTAAAAAAGCCGTACAGGTATACGCTACCCCGCACAGTATGAATGCATGGGTATACCTGGAAGCTACCGGCTGGCGTAAAATCAATGAATTGTCTACGAATGGCGTTACGAGTATGTTTGATGCACTTTGCCAGGCAAGAATCGCCGGTAGTGCAGTAACCGTTGAAGCAGACAGTGGTAAGATATTTACCCTGTATTACTAACATCCCTTCCTCTTTTATTGGTGAATTGTTTAACTCCTAAAATCTCAGATCATGAACTTCACACAGAAAATTCTGCAGGTATATGCTACCCCTCACTCACAGAATGTTTGGGCTTATATTAATACAATCGGATGGAGAAAAGTACAGCCATTGTCAACAGATGGTAGTACAAATATGTTTGTTTTACTGGTAGCTGCCAGAACCAGCGGTATTGTGGTGAGTGGTACTTTAAACGCCAGCAACGAAATCACCGTGCTTTATTTATAATTGATTACCTGGCAGCAGATGCCGTATTTGTTTCAGCCACCCGCATCTGCTGCTGCTCACATCCTAAAACTTACGTCAATGGCTATCATAAATATTTATACCAGTGATGCGCAACAGCAACAGGCTGCCGGTAACCAACAGCAGGCCGCCGGTGCAGGAGGAGGCCTCGGACCCGCTCCGGAAGAACAGTTTGGCAGCAACAGTGCTGCGGCTGCCGGTAACCAGGCACCTGCTCCGGATGAAAGATCCGCGTCTGCTTCACTGGCAGATAGTGCACCGCCTGCACCTTCCCAACAGCCCGGAGATGCTGCCGCAGCAGCGGAAGCACCCGCGCCGAAGGAAGCTGCTGCCGGCGCCGGTAAAGGTGCTGACGCCGTGCCGGCACCCTCACAGGAACCAAAAGCATAAACCGAAAAGTATATTTCCTCACCAACAACACCCGCTATGATGTCAGCGCCTGTTTCCTGGATCTGCACCCTGCTCCTGAAGGAACTCCGGGAAGATACCGCCACCCCTGGAAAGTATTTTGTTTCAGGAGAAATACTGGCCGCTGATGCAGGTGCAAAAGAAAATACCTTCTTTGCAAAGGGCCGGCAAATACAAGGTTTTACCTTTCACTTGCCGGAAGGGATTCAGCAGGGAGCTACCATCCGTGCGTTGGTAGCTTTTATGGGAGATCCTTTTACCCAGCAATATCAGCTGAGTGATATTCAGCCAGCTGATTGAAAGGTAGTATAAACGCATTCCACATGCTGTGAAAAAAGCAATGGCGATTGGCTGTTACTTTTTACAGTATGTGGAATCGTTATATCGTTACAAAGCATTCTCTTCAAATTTTTTCCAGCTGCCCCTGTGAAAGGGTAATACTGTTTGGCATACTGGATACCGCTGCCAGCACTTTTCCGGTATGCAGCGGGAGAACGGGTAGCGCTGTTTGGTACCGCTATAAAACGTACAACCGTTCCCGTTACTGATAATTACAATCCGGTGAAGAAAATAAAATGGCAATTCGGGGAAAATAACCAGCACGGATTGTCGCCCGAAGAAACAGCAGATATCCTGATCCTGATGCAATACCGGTTGGGGTAACCCGGACGTATATACGTTTTGATGGGGAAGTATCTATAAAGTGCAACACGGAGATAACACCAGTTATAAGACTTGTTATTTCCGTGTTGTCACACATTAGTGTTAAATAATCTAGCGCGATTAATTTTTTTGGTTTATAATTATTTTTTTCTATTTTCGTAAACACGATAACGGTTTATTCATTATCGTCATATCGAAGAGTTTATTAATCGAAGTTACCCGTATCTACAATAGTTTTGTTAACAAATAAAATTCTTATTCCTGGTTACACCCGTTCATAGTATAGTTGAGCAACGTACAAATAAATAACTGACACAGCTTTATCTATGAAATCTGAACGCTATAATACACAATGCTGACAGTAAATATTTTAGATAGCTTTTTGGATTAATAGAAACCCACCAGCAATTGGAGCTATTTACGAATGAAATACTTTTAGTGATTGTTCTCCTTACATATTAATAACCACCTTTGACCGGCCTGTTTGGAGTCAGATGGATGAGGATTCTTACACCATTTATTTTATTGAATTTTTTAAGGACAAACGTTAAAATGGGATTTACGTGGGCGAAGCCTTTGTATCTGAGCACATATACTCAGCTTCTGGAAATCTCATGACCTT
Coding sequences within:
- a CDS encoding S8 family serine peptidase — translated: MITHWQVIAEVANRFGGRQEQFETANKKLNAYQQEKIPLIQLEDDEERVHCRIARENTPVLAQALERITGTVDFHDKYILDKLAELSCGVCRLLKCGAPVGTGFLVTPDILLTNHHVIESAADAIDMVAEFNYELDCTTRLLKKSAVFRLDAAKFFLTSSLKVSKQTLNTGLDFTLIGVTVTGTSGEALSQFPPIRMDGNMGKIIKGESCIIVQHPNGLPKKVVLKDTKFFSETGTRLVYETDTLPGSSGAPVFALGTCSLIALHHSGLSRTDDQNRVLTKDGQLATADTPDEQIDWIGNEGIKISVIINAVKEATLPPAMEKCRNDLLQQTREVAPILQQAMPDQKEVQTVIDNLVTGKATPAVPALPGIPSPAKETNMDQRISAANAGNITSFIIALLYTPENIQAIEKILSVRYPPRVQIALLLPASARPGREELFSFAVAVSGNPHEAASELARIPGIYYAEADVPLYLNADTSFIRTSAPGTATESGFLFDDGYGKPNEDAFLETYTQKNKSPYVTAGQPEQFRKWNWYATGFDKILTDTTLVSPKDKGIQVVQFDTGYTNHSKVLNGFDTDQDYNFLNQSTDALDPRTVAIGKQPGHGTRTGSLLIGNVYSPAAGNGNCGLLTPSGSRLVPFRIAETVVIINRQQQLAAALDTAIAQGFDVITMSMGLPPTITTAQLARRAYESGIIWCCAAGNSVQAVVAPAVYPGTIAVAASNPLDRDWSGSSRGTMVDITAPGQDVYVPIWQEGALHPEGFAYGDGTSYATPHIAAAAAYWLAKYQDVLKAPAYAGWRRVEAFRTALQTAARRDNQLPRKGFGSGMLDVAALLDTPPLAADALKNSYDGWSDSPFLDAVQGYGELIKTYWNKLHSCIFGVHRGGQESLPLAAQELSAASQVLEQAIFHTTGSPYESVPATDLPAILERFNTLQSIVERAAK
- a CDS encoding M6 family metalloprotease domain-containing protein, with product MREANLTGIDDIDIMDLRTFTLISSRPRKTRAHEFVGDAAEAAPIVGNRKAIVLLVDFSDKAAATGQAHYNDLLFSVGSYATGSMRDFYKEASYGQLDVTGQVAGSGGPTAGWFRAPKPKSYYTDGNFGFNAYPKNAQKLAEDVIDLANPFVNFSSYDNDGDGFVEAVIIICAGSGGEQTGNVNDIWSHKWNITTKTVDGVKIDRYFMAPEDGRVGVMAHELGHLLLGLPDLYDTDYSSRGTGNWDLMAGGSWNGGGNKPAHPTAWCKVKAGWVNPTVIFNSEQTITVRPYKDFKDIFKLPVGAVDSKEYFLLSNRRKNGFDVNLPGDGLIIEHIDENKTGNTDENHYLVDVEQADGLRQLNTNANSGDANDPFPTASNNQFTVSSTPNSKAYSGSDSKVSVTAITRSGDNITAKVNVGGAAALGWITKKAVQVYATPHSMNAWVYLEATGWRKINELSTNGVTSMFDALCQARIAGSAVTVEADSGKIFTLYY